In a single window of the Notamacropus eugenii isolate mMacEug1 chromosome 4, mMacEug1.pri_v2, whole genome shotgun sequence genome:
- the TMEM249 gene encoding cation channel sperm-associated auxiliary subunit TMEM249, giving the protein MNTLFFQSPKTISIPGTGSVGNGFELWDIGYFSTERSLAKKLKKNPFYPFFRQQTNVYVLEYYQDTLWKGILLFLICIVLMSFGIFRKVQNQETWGFPAYGVGIGLWLAISSLPRRRLVLNHTRGMYHFSIQGRTVCQGPMHRIYIRLALRSDAYGRCFFQLVLCGYKLEPLVLVKLSERYEQLEFLGRHIARKLNINYFDCMAVSYRHVVRHWPLGSIYSPGIIPRRYSKYTPRRSLYQEQNTMA; this is encoded by the exons ATGAACACTCTTTTCTTTCAG TCCCCCAAGACCATCAGTATCCCTGGTACTGGCAGCGTGGGCAATGGCTTTGAGTTATGGGACATTGGCTACTTCAGCACTGAGCGCAGTCTTGCCAAAAAGCTCAAGAAAAATCCTTTTTATCCCTTCTTTCGGCAGCAGACTAATG TGTATGTGCTAGAATACTACCAGGACACCTTGTGGAAGGGGATTCTGCTTTTTTTGATCTGCATCGTACTCATGAGTTTTGGAATCTTCCGGAAG GTGCAGAATCAGGAGACTTGGGGTTTCCCTGCTTATGGAGTTGGTATTGGTCTATGGCTTGCAATCTCATCATTACCAAGGCGCCGCCTTGTCTTGAATCACACCCGTGGGATGTACCACTTCTCCATCCAGGGCCGCACTGTCTGTCAAGGACCCATGCACCGCATCTATATCCGCCTGGCCCTTCGATCTGATG CCTACGGCAGGTGCTTTTTCCAGCTGGTCCTCTGTGGTTACAAACTGGAGCCGCTGGTACTGGTTAAGCTGTCAGAGCGCTATGAG CAATTGGAATTCCTGGGTCGCCATATTGCTCGTAAACTGAACATCAACTATTTTGACTGCATGGCTGTGTCCTACCGCCATGTTGTTCGCCACTGGCCATTGGGATCTATTTACAGTCCTGGAATTATTCCCCGCCGCTATTCTAAGTATACACCCCGGCGTAGTCTTTATCAGGAACAGAAcaccatggcctga
- the FBXL6 gene encoding F-box/LRR-repeat protein 6 isoform X2: MEEVSGNAGNRMALPPQEDSSSSQQSRFRPNERSRPSVPVGPPQKKKKRKGSWRRPSARVAYHIHEAEDMLLIVPNLEEPARRAHRKKASHLRKLARREVRQSRQMETPNSADLSLVQGRQSPQDSTTSGPGWGDHIPLEILVQIFQVLVASDGAVPFLCRAAQVCRLWYDAASHSMLWQKVSLAPPWPSRSKGPPSKVEKRILSSLEWLVPNRFSLLRELSLFNWKNYVPLMLKAVSESCPHLTSLKLSHCQSVTAEALVPLSRACPQLDSLNLQNCQMVSAAVVGFLEAAGKQLRQLWLSYSSQMTSIISSLSNGCCPQLQLLEVDTGMKPNSQHFRIHIEALQAGCPQLQVLRLLNLVWSPKVGGRGVPLGPGFPELQELCLATSTITYVSDEILHRLLHASPHLRVLDLRGCGLLTPAGLASLPCPDLEQLHLGLYGSVIWVALPKEGSPLFTWKWHHTLQELDLNGQCYHEEDLRRALAAFSSTESRHSPLRSLSLKGTQVTVATISSVISSCPALSYLNLSSCRYLPRGLKRAYRGQAEIQWCLDQLLTAT; encoded by the exons ATGGAGGAGGTCTCTGGCAATGCTGGCAATAGGATGGCTTTACCTCCTCAAGAGGACTCCAGTTCATCACAGCAATCACGTTTCAGGCCTAATGAGAGGTCAAGGCCCTCAGTTCCAGTTGGGCccccccagaaaaaaaagaagagaaaaggttcATGGAGACGGCCTTCTGCAAGAGTTGCTTACCACATTCATGAAGCTGAGGACATGCTGCTGATTGTACCCAATCTGGAAGAGCCAGCACGACGGGCCCACAGGAAAAAGGCCTCCCATCTCAGGAAGTTAGCTCGACGAGAGGTCCGCCAGTCACGTCAAATGGAGACCCCAAACAGTGCAGATCTCAGCCTAGTGCAGGGGAGGCAGTCTCCTCAGGACAGCACTACCTCAGGGCCAGGCTGGGGAGACCACATTCCTCTGGAGATCTTGGTTCAAATATTCCAAGTATTAGTGGCATCTGATGGGGCAGTGCCCTTCCTTTGCAG GGCTGCCCAGGTGTGCCGCCTGTGGTATGATGCTGCTTCTCACTCCATGCTGTGGCAGAAGGTATCTCTGGCTCCACCTTGGCCTTCTCGTTCAAAGGGTCCTCCATCAAAGGTGGAGAAGAGGATTCTCAGTTCTCTAGAGTGGCTGGTGCCCAacag GTTTTCATTACTCCGGGAGCTTTCTCTATTTAACTGGAAAAACTATGTACCTCTGATGCTGAAG GCTGTGAGTGAGTCTTGTCCCCACCTCACATCTCTCAAACTTTCCCACTGTCAGTCTGTGACAGCAGAGGCCCTGGTTCCTTTGTCCAGGGCCTGCCCCCAGCTGGATAGCCTCAACCTGCAGAACTGCCAG ATGGTGTCAGCAGCAGTAGTTGGCTTCCTGGAGGCAGCAGGCAAACAACTCCGGCAGCTATGGCTAAGTTATAGTAGTCAGATGACCTCCATCATCTCCTCACTTTCG AATGGATGCTGCCCCCAACTCCAGCTCCTTGAGGTGGACACAGGGATGAAACCCAACAGCCAACACTTTCGGATACACATTGAAGCTCTGCAGGCTGGCTGTCCCCAGCTCCAG GTCCTGCGGTTACTGAACCTGGTTTGGTCTCCCAAGGTGGGAGGGCGTGGGGTACCCCTGGGGCCTGGTTTCCCAGAACTGCAGGAGCTCTGCTTGGCCACATCCACCATCACCTATGTAAGTGACGAGATCCTACACCGCCTGCTGCATGCATCTCCTCACCTGCGGGTGCTGGACCTCCGAGGCTGTGGCCTCCTCACACCTGCAGGCCTGGCCAGCTTGCCTTGCCCTG acCTAGAACAGCTACACCTGGGCCTGTATGGTTCCGTAATTTGGGTGGCCCTGCCCAAGGAGGGAAGCCCTCTGTTCACGTGGAAGTGGCATCACACTCTCCAGGAGCTAGACCTTAACGGCCAGTGTTACCACGAAGAAGATCTGAGGCGGGCCCTGGCAGCTTTCTCAAGCACAGAGAGTAGGCACAGCCCACTTCGCTCTCTCAGCCTGAAGGGTACCCAAGTTACTGTGGCAACTATCAG CTCTGTGATCAGCAGCTGCCCAGCTCTCAGCTACCTCAACCTGTCCTCCTGCCGATACCTTCCTCGGGGCCTGAAGAGGGCCTACCGAGGACAAGCAGAGATCCAGTGGTGCTTGGACCAGCTCCTTACCGCCACCTAG
- the FBXL6 gene encoding F-box/LRR-repeat protein 6 isoform X1 encodes MEEVSGNAGNRMALPPQEDSSSSQQSRFRPNERSRPSVPVGPPQKKKKRKGSWRRPSARVAYHIHEAEDMLLIVPNLEEPARRAHRKKASHLRKLARREVRQSRQMETPNSADLSLVQGRQSPQDSTTSGPGWGDHIPLEILVQIFQVLVASDGAVPFLCRAAQVCRLWYDAASHSMLWQKVSLAPPWPSRSKGPPSKVEKRILSSLEWLVPNRFSLLRELSLFNWKNYVPLMLKVRRLVWGAERDMLPLTSNPEVRPPLTERQLILASNCFAVSESCPHLTSLKLSHCQSVTAEALVPLSRACPQLDSLNLQNCQMVSAAVVGFLEAAGKQLRQLWLSYSSQMTSIISSLSNGCCPQLQLLEVDTGMKPNSQHFRIHIEALQAGCPQLQVLRLLNLVWSPKVGGRGVPLGPGFPELQELCLATSTITYVSDEILHRLLHASPHLRVLDLRGCGLLTPAGLASLPCPDLEQLHLGLYGSVIWVALPKEGSPLFTWKWHHTLQELDLNGQCYHEEDLRRALAAFSSTESRHSPLRSLSLKGTQVTVATISSVISSCPALSYLNLSSCRYLPRGLKRAYRGQAEIQWCLDQLLTAT; translated from the exons ATGGAGGAGGTCTCTGGCAATGCTGGCAATAGGATGGCTTTACCTCCTCAAGAGGACTCCAGTTCATCACAGCAATCACGTTTCAGGCCTAATGAGAGGTCAAGGCCCTCAGTTCCAGTTGGGCccccccagaaaaaaaagaagagaaaaggttcATGGAGACGGCCTTCTGCAAGAGTTGCTTACCACATTCATGAAGCTGAGGACATGCTGCTGATTGTACCCAATCTGGAAGAGCCAGCACGACGGGCCCACAGGAAAAAGGCCTCCCATCTCAGGAAGTTAGCTCGACGAGAGGTCCGCCAGTCACGTCAAATGGAGACCCCAAACAGTGCAGATCTCAGCCTAGTGCAGGGGAGGCAGTCTCCTCAGGACAGCACTACCTCAGGGCCAGGCTGGGGAGACCACATTCCTCTGGAGATCTTGGTTCAAATATTCCAAGTATTAGTGGCATCTGATGGGGCAGTGCCCTTCCTTTGCAG GGCTGCCCAGGTGTGCCGCCTGTGGTATGATGCTGCTTCTCACTCCATGCTGTGGCAGAAGGTATCTCTGGCTCCACCTTGGCCTTCTCGTTCAAAGGGTCCTCCATCAAAGGTGGAGAAGAGGATTCTCAGTTCTCTAGAGTGGCTGGTGCCCAacag GTTTTCATTACTCCGGGAGCTTTCTCTATTTAACTGGAAAAACTATGTACCTCTGATGCTGAAGGTGAGGAGATTGGTATGGGGGGCTGAGAGGGATATGCTGCCCTTGACCTCTAACCCTGAGGTCAGACCTCCTTTAACTGAGAGACAACTTATTCTTGCATCAAATTGCTTT GCTGTGAGTGAGTCTTGTCCCCACCTCACATCTCTCAAACTTTCCCACTGTCAGTCTGTGACAGCAGAGGCCCTGGTTCCTTTGTCCAGGGCCTGCCCCCAGCTGGATAGCCTCAACCTGCAGAACTGCCAG ATGGTGTCAGCAGCAGTAGTTGGCTTCCTGGAGGCAGCAGGCAAACAACTCCGGCAGCTATGGCTAAGTTATAGTAGTCAGATGACCTCCATCATCTCCTCACTTTCG AATGGATGCTGCCCCCAACTCCAGCTCCTTGAGGTGGACACAGGGATGAAACCCAACAGCCAACACTTTCGGATACACATTGAAGCTCTGCAGGCTGGCTGTCCCCAGCTCCAG GTCCTGCGGTTACTGAACCTGGTTTGGTCTCCCAAGGTGGGAGGGCGTGGGGTACCCCTGGGGCCTGGTTTCCCAGAACTGCAGGAGCTCTGCTTGGCCACATCCACCATCACCTATGTAAGTGACGAGATCCTACACCGCCTGCTGCATGCATCTCCTCACCTGCGGGTGCTGGACCTCCGAGGCTGTGGCCTCCTCACACCTGCAGGCCTGGCCAGCTTGCCTTGCCCTG acCTAGAACAGCTACACCTGGGCCTGTATGGTTCCGTAATTTGGGTGGCCCTGCCCAAGGAGGGAAGCCCTCTGTTCACGTGGAAGTGGCATCACACTCTCCAGGAGCTAGACCTTAACGGCCAGTGTTACCACGAAGAAGATCTGAGGCGGGCCCTGGCAGCTTTCTCAAGCACAGAGAGTAGGCACAGCCCACTTCGCTCTCTCAGCCTGAAGGGTACCCAAGTTACTGTGGCAACTATCAG CTCTGTGATCAGCAGCTGCCCAGCTCTCAGCTACCTCAACCTGTCCTCCTGCCGATACCTTCCTCGGGGCCTGAAGAGGGCCTACCGAGGACAAGCAGAGATCCAGTGGTGCTTGGACCAGCTCCTTACCGCCACCTAG